TTTTATATCCAGCATTTCAGCCCCTTTACCCTTTTGATTTCCTTTTGAGACCTCACATAAGTTTTTCTTTATAACTGGATTAGCTCAGAGTATGGTAGATAGAATACCTATAATCACATGCCTGAAGGCTATAGAAATGCTTACTGAAATTCAGGTTCACTAatgtgactctctctctctctctcttatttttATAGGGGGACTTAACTTTTTTTCTTATCTTCATCTGGACTGAAAGGTAAGTGAAAATTGCATTTAGTAAAAAGCATTGTTTTTTGTCCATCATAGAAAAGTAGAACTTTTCCattgctttacatttatttttgtaagcaTGAATGGtaaaataatgcagaaagaaGTTCACTTTTAATTCtaagaaaatacaatttaaagtaGTCTTGCATTTTATGTAACATTGTATGAATCTCTTCACTTTGGAGTTTCAGCTACAGGATGCCAGCTATAGGTCCAATTGAGCCTCCTAGTAACCATGCAGTGGTTGGAAAGACCAACTGCAGGAGGAACAGGAGAGGGCTTGAACAGAAAGCTAGTTagataacaaaacaataaaatcaatgaatgaaatagCTAGTATCTGTATGTAGCTTATACAATTTGAGATAGATAATTCATCTGCCTCTaaaaaaacagttcatatgtcCAGTTCAAAAGCTAACTTCGTCCTTTagaaaactaaaaaatgtatatattatttatcagcTTTAAAAGCCCCTAAAAAGGCCACACAAACGGGACTCACTCTCAAGAGCAGCTAACACTTTCCCATACTGATGAATGTAGAATGGTGCAGTGGGGCTGGGAGGGCAGGTCCCTCTTCATTATGATCTTCCCATACACTGTGTTGGCAGTTATAGTACAGAGGACCTGAAGCAGTGCAAGATGGTGCTCTCCAACCCAACTGGTTACTCTGTAATGTTCATCTATGAAAGTAATAGCTGCTATTTGGTGGGATTTCGGTGGTGCAGTTCAGGCCTGGGGAGGGGTCTGGGGTTCCATTCAGACTTTTCTtctcatttaaataatatattgaagTAAATGAGCATAACTTTAGCATTATGTTTCTGTGTAAATGAAAGTTGTATAATTGTATGTGCACTGAGAGAAAATAGTGTTAATATACtgatactatattatatataatgcataGTGTATAAAGAGCCACCTGCATATACATGTCCCTATACATTCCACAAAGTAATGTATTTGTGCATGTATATAACCCTCTGTGTTTTATCAAGCATAGAACTTGCCTTTGCATAAATGTCTTCTTTCTCCGAAGACCGAATAGTGTAAATATTATGCCGCAGTTGTAACACTGACTTCCTGGTTTTCTTGTGTACCTTCTAAATTATCCATCATTGCAAGCTACCACATCCCCACCCAACATTTACTCATGTGTATTACTATTTTATACAGTTATAATCCACCATGCACGACTTCCTTAGTTTTAGTTCATTATATAGCACTGCATTGCCCactatctgctttttttttacagtacagaAAGAGCAGAATGGGTGTTTGTAGCCACAGTAAAATATTTATGATATTAATACTATAAACTAAATCCTatatcctagcaaccagcaaTCATGGGTGATGGAGAGATGTCCATTTTCGGCGAGGCCGCGCAATTTCTCAGAAAAAGTGATAAAGAACGTTTGGAGGCACAGAGCAAGCCTTTTGATGCCAAGAACACTGTATTTGTAGACGATGCAAAGGAACTTTATGTCAAAGGTTTGGTTACAGCCAGGGAAGATGGCAAAGTAACTGTGAAGACTGATGATGGAAGAGTAAGTAGAACTTTACAGTTCTGTTGTTCAGCAAAGTATTGTCATTCCCACCTGTTTTCAAGATACATTTCAACCCTTTTCATTCCTTCCATTACAGACAGTAACTGTCAAAGACAGCCAAATTTACCCCCAGAACCCTCCCAAGTATGATAAAATAGAAGACATGGCTATGATGACCCATTTGAATGAGGCTTCTGTCCTGTATAACCTCAAAGAGCGTTATGCTGCATGGATGATCTACGTAAGTCATAGAGACAGAGCATGTTGCAGTGATGGGGCTCCACcttgaaatataataaaaatattctatatataacTATTAATTACTGTACAGACAAAAACTGCAGCGAACAACATCTAATGTAACAATGTCTTTACTaatttattggtaaaataatgaaattttttgGTTTCTAAGGAACTGAAACTTCTTTTATTCTGATCAAAAATTCCCATTTCACAGCCCCTGTTTATCTTTATTATTGTAACTTTCATAGTCATTAGTGTAACAGTGGTAATCATACAATTTTTGTCACTGCATGCtgacttcatttttatttgtataaccaaaacattttgtaatgtacaaAGGTGCTAAATGTCCACAAGTCCTTCTGTACTACGTTCAATGAATCATATGAAGTTACATATGAGTATTTATATTTCAAACATAACCTTCAACAAATATCTATATAGTTATAGTTACTAATTGGCATAAAGAGCTAACACTTAATTTACTTGTATATCATTTCAGACCTATTCTGGTCTTTTCTGTGCCACTGTAAACCCCTACAAGTGGCTGCCAGTGTACAACCCTGAGGTTGTTGCCGGTTACAGAGGGAAAAAGCGTATGGAAACCCCCCCTCACATTTTCTCCCTTTCTGATAATGCCTATCAAGCCATGTTAACAGGTACCgactttattacattatatttagatATCCGCTATTGTCAACCATGGTATTCCCAGCTTACTACTGATTAGGATGATGGGAGTTTTACTTAAATAGTTAAGCAAGAGCAGGAGGGTGACTGTGTCTAGAgcgagagtgagagagagagagagagagagagagagagagagagagagagagagagagagagaattaaacCAATAgctaaaaactaaaatatatgtaATCTATTTGCAGATCGTGAAAACCAGTCTGTCCTTATTACGTAAGTAATCACATCTTTAAACTAATCATTTGTAATGTTTGCAGCTATTAAAACATATCTAGATaattaattaaagtttaattaaCTCTTGTCTCCAGTGGAGAATCCGGTGCAGGAAAGACTGTGAACACCAAGCGTGTCATCCAGTATTTTGCAACAATTGCAGCACTTGGAGATGCTGGAAAGAAGAAGGAACTCTCCAACAGCTTGCAGGTAATACTATGATACCATTTCCAGATATGGTTCTTTCAGTAAAGGGTGACATTAGGTAGCTTTAAGCACCAATTATTTCAGTTTATTGGCCCTTTTAAATATAAGGGTACAGCATTTTCGTTTATCCATTTCATCCATTTAAAACATGAAATCATATTTCTAGCCTTAGTTAAAGCACTCACTAATACAGGTGATGCTATTCTCTTGCTGGCAGCGTAAACTTATCTGCAGTACAAAGAACTAAAAACATGATTTAAGCTCTGACTTATATCTCTTCAAGAACCTTAATGTGTTCCTGTATTTTTCTGGAACTTTGTATCTCTTAGCAAACATGGGCAATGCTATTAGTCCTGTCCTTATCTGCCCTTACTTATAAAAGCAATTACAATCTACCTTAAATCATATGTTTAAGCACCATTTTGTTGAGCATTGCCCCAATCACTTCCAAAGCAATCTTCATGTATACAACGACTATCTTACTACAAGATTTCAAACACACAGAATAGAAAAAGTGAACAAACAgaactgcaatttattttataactACATGTCTACCTTATTGTCGCTTTAGGGAAACCTGGAAGATCAAATCATTCAGGCCAACCCTCTGCTGGAAGCCTTTGGTAATGCCAAGACTGTGAGAAATGACAACTCCTCTCGTTTTGTAAGTTGGGTGCCCATATCTGTCTCATTGTAATTCTTTATGATTATTGACTTGTATTCTAATCTGAGCTGTAACTTCTAGGGTAAATTCATCAGAATCCATTTTGGAACAACAGGAAAACTGTCTTCAGCTGATATTGAAACATGTAAGAATGATATGCCTGTTAGTTTGTCTTCCTTTTCTCCATTCTTGTTACACAGCAATTATTCATATCTCAATATCTCAATGTGCAGATCTGCTGGAAAAGTCCAGAGTTACATTCCAGCTTTCAGCAGAGAGAAGTTATCACATCTTCTATCAGATCTTAACAAATAAGAAGCCAGAACTTGTTGGTAAGTATATTGTGTGACTTACTTACAACTCataaaaaagtcacaagattacAATTAATACAAATCAGTTACATTCAATGTTTAATTACTAAAGTAAATTAACGTAATCTGCATTCTTCTTTGGCCATGGAAATTTTTGCCCTACACTGAAAAACAAGTAGAGGAAGACACAAAATGATAGCAAAATAGCAGGAGAAATAGGAAAAAGGCAAAGGaaagttgataaaaaaaagagTGGCTGCACAGAGCAGAAAGGGGGACAAGAAAGGGAGGGTGAAAATAACTGAACAAGAAGTTCAAGACAATATACAGAATGGGATGATAACAGAAAACAAAGGGTAACAGCAGTATGACATGAAAAAGGTGGAAACTATTATCTGAAATAATTGTGACTCAGAGTTTGCTGGATACAGGTTTTatctttctggatgacagatcccataactgCGTTATGCTAGCACTGATGTGTATAGTAACAAAGGCTTTTACTTTCACAGAGATGCTTTTGGTCACCACCAACCCATATGACTTCCCATCCATCAGTCAGGGTGAGATTGTTGTGAAGAGTATTAATGATGAAGATGAATTGATGGCCACAgatgtaagaaaataaaaaagtgtaagAATAACATTAGACATTGCAACTTACTGAAATCAATCACACATTAATTTACTTGCAGAGTGCCATTGATATCTTGGGTTTCAATCAAGAAGAAAAACTTGGCATCTACAAAATGACTGGTGCTGTCATGCATTATGGCAACTTGAAATTTAAGCAAAAGCAAAGGGAAGAGCAGGCTGAGCCTGATAGCGTTGAGGGTATGTCAACCATTTTCTGCTTATATAGTCAATAACTAATGACTTCTTTGCTGCCTTGTTTCAATGGACATATTACTAAAATACTTGattgtattttcattttgtaGTGGCTGACAAAATTGCTTATCTGATGGGCCTCAACTCTGCTGATTTGCTCAAGGCTTTGTGTTACCCAAGAGTCAAGGTCGGCAATGAATTTGTCACCAAAGGACAGACTGTCCCACAGGTAATATTCTGATAAAATGATAGAAGCAATTGTGATCTTATGGACTTTATGCTCTAATGAGTATTTTCTTCCTTTTAGGTCTATAACTCTGTAGGTGCCCTGAGCAAGTCTGTTTTTGAAAAACTGTTCTTGTGGATGGTCACTCGTATTAACCAACAGCTGGATACTAAGCAACCAAGACAATTCTTCATTGGTGTGCTGGATATTGCTGGGTTCGAAATCTTTGATGTAGGCAATattttttggttgtataaattattatatatcctATAAGGTCATAACATCAATTATTTTAACTGTGCTCTGCTATTTCTAGTTTAACAGCTTGGAGCAGCTCTGCATCAACTTTACCAATGAAAAACTGCAACAGTTTTTCAATCACCACATGTTCGTCCTGGAGCAGGAGGAATACAAGAAGGAAGGAATTGATTGGGAGTTTATCGACTTTGGTATGGATTTGGCTGCCTGCATTGAGCTTATTGAGAAGGTTGGTCAGATTAATCACTCACTTTAGACTGCTAGAAAATAAATCCTGTATTCTAACTTACTCTTTTTAATAACTATATTATTCAGCCACTGGGTATCTTCTCCATCCTTGAAGAGCAGTGCATGTTCCCCAAGTCCACTGACAATTCTTTCAAGGACAAACTATATGAACAACATCTGGGCAAATGCAAGAACTTTGAGAAGCCCAAGCCTGGCAAAGGAAAGGCAGAAGCTCACTTTTCTCTTGTGCATTATGCCGGGACTGTGGATTACAACATCTCTGGCTGGCTTGAAAAGAACAAGGACCCACTGAACGAGTCAGTTATCCAACTCTTCCAGAAGtcttctgttaaactgctgtccATGCTCTACTCTACCTTTGCTGCAGCTGATGGTAATGAAAAATCTTTTTCATAATAATTACAGTTTTGAGATTGTGGTTATGGTGGTCTTTAATACTGTTATTGTAATTGTAGATGCTGGTGGTAAAGgtggaaagaaaaagaagggatCCGCTTTCCAGACTGTGTCTGGTCTCTTCAGGGTTAGTATGATTTTGTCCAATAATTATCTGTATGTATGAGATAATCATAGCATGAGCTAAGTAAAAGTatggatttgttttaaatatctaagtgtttttattgttttatattttaaacacttCAGGAAAATCTGGGCAAACTTATGTCAAACTTGAGAAGTACTCACCCTCACTTTGTGCGTTGTTTGATTCCCAATGAATCCAAGACTCCTGGTAAAGTTTAACTCTACAACATATACTtttaggaaatgtaaaaaaatgtacttgCTGATCTCATTGTGCATAaccaaattatataaacattcttTATTACTAGGTATCATGGACAACCATCTCCTTATCCACCAGCTGAGATGTAATGGTGTGCTGGAAGGTATTAGAATCTGCAGGAAAGGATTTCCAAGCAGAATCCTCTATGGTGATTTCAAACAACGGTAAATGGTTTAATATCATCATagataatataatttaaaataagagATTTCTTTTATATACATTAATAGCACTCACAACTGCTTGCAGCATTCCTCTCCTTCTCcatttcaaagtaaaatttaAATAACTATTCAAGGCAAATCACTGTAGTGAGAAAAAGTTACAAAAGTCACTTCCTGCTTCCTCAGactattttcaatttttataccacaatatatatatatatatatatatatatatatatatatatatatatatatatatttctaataagTAAACTATagaatatatttcaatattaacTATAACAATCCTTTTTTAGTCCAGGTTGTAAATATCAGTTGAATTCACAAACAATTCTATATTTGGTTATTGATGCATAATTATTTTTGATAAAACAGCGTGGGATCTATCCTTTAAGTCATTTTTGTTTTCTAGGTTTAAACTgaatgtaataatataaatattaatatatgaatTGATGTTTAATTGTAGTTACAAAGTTCTGAATGCCAGTGCCATTCCAGAAGGGCAATTTATTGACAACAAGAAGGCTTGTGAGAAGCTTCTAGGCTCAATTGATATCGACCACACTCAGTATAAACTTGGACACACCAAGGTACGACAATTTGCATAAAATGTGTGATAAAATTACATGATGAAAAGTAATAGTGTAAAATCTGATctgttataaatacataaatgagattgatcttttttttatgGCATAGTGACACTGAATTTAAGATTATGGCTAAACATATTCTTGAAACTgttcatatatatgtctttgttAAAGGTATTTTTCAAAGCTGGTCTTTTGGGTACTCTGGAGGAAATGAGAGATGAAAAGTTAGCTCAACTTATCACTTGCACCCAAGCTCTTTGCAGAGGATTTTTGATGAGGGTTGAGTTCAAGAAAATGATGGAAAGAAGGTAAGGagaatgttacattttaaaaaataaaaaataaaataaattaaaaatagtgatgggcgaattcgcgaattcgcgaaacggcgcgggcttctcgttttcgacgccggtgcccgtttttgacaccggcgcccgttttttcgacgccggcgcccgtttttgaccgaattttttccgcgaatttttgcaggcgtttcccgaatttattcgctggcggcaaatcgcgcaaattcaccgcaaattcacgcctggcgaataaattcgcccatcaataattaaaaattgtaacattttacttATGTCACAAACAGGGAGGCCATATATGTCATCCAGTACAATTTGAGGTCGTTCATGAATGTCAAACACTGGCCATGGATGAAACTGTACTTCAAGATCAAGCCTCTCCTGCAGAGTGCTGAAACTGAGAAAGAGATGGCAAACATGAAGGAAGAATTTGAGAAGACCAAGGAAGCACTGGTAAAAGCAGAAGCAAAGAAAAAAGAACTGGAGGAGAAAATGGTTTCCCTGCTCCAGGAAAAGAATGATCTAGTCCTGCAGGTTCAATCGGTAAGATGATACACTATACAGAGAATGTCCCACACATATCTTACCTCCTTATCTATCATTCTAGTGTAATGATATCTGATTCATATTCAAACAGGAAGGTGAAACCTTGGCTGATTCTGAGGAGAGATGTGAAGGGCTCATCAAAAGCAAAATTCAGCTGGAGTCTAAACTAAAGGAATTAACAGAAAGACTTGAAGATGAAGAAGAAAGCAATGCAGAACTAACAGCAAAGAAGAGGAAACTGGAGGATGAATGTTCTGAGCTTAAGAAAGACATTGATGACCTTGAACTTACATTGGCCAAAGTAGAAAAGGAGAAACATGCCACAGAAAACAAGGTAGGAAATTTGTCTTATGCCTACAATATTTTTAgtgttatttataaacaatgttgcaataaaTGGTCACCTTTGGTCTTAGGTCAAAAACCTTACTGAAGAAATGGCAGCTCTCGATGAGAACATTTCCAAACTGTCCAAAGAAAAGAAGGCCCTTCAAGAGGCTCACCAACAAACACTTGATGACCTGCAAGCTGAAGAGGACAAAGTCAGTTCTCTTTCAAAAGCAAAGACAAAGCTAGAACAGCAAGTTGATGATGTAAGTATAACTTTAGTATAACTTTCTTCCCCAAGACACTTTGAATTTTCTAAACACTAGAACTAAAACCTGCCTGAAATgtttaaaacataatatatatatatatatatatatatatatatatatatatatatatatatatatatatatatatatatatgtacatatatatatatattcttaatatCATGCAATTTCAAACAGCTGGAAGGTTCCCTGGAACAAGAGAAGAAACTTCGTCTTGACTTTGAGAGAGCCAAGAGAAAGCTTGAAGGAGATCTGAAACTGACCCAGGAGACTGTTATGGACCTTGAGAATGATAAACAACAAACTGAAGAAAAACTTAAAAAGTAAATATGTGCCTTTAAAATGTATGGAAAGAAAGTGCTCCACTAGCAACAATACACTCATACAAATGTTTTCTCAAACACAGGAAAGACTTTGAAATAAGCCAGCTGCAAGGAAAGATAGAGGATGAACAGTCCCTGGGCATTCAGTTGCAGAAAAAGATCAAGGAACTGCAGGTACACTTTTCCAAAATATATTACGTGATGCTCTAAACAATCTTATATTTTGTGTATGGTAACTCATTTACTGCAGGAAGCGAATATCAGACATATCTCCGTAGTCCTTCAAAACCATATTTATATGATTTCAATTTACAGGCTAGAATTGAAGAACTTGAGGAAGAAATTGAAGCTGAACGTGCAGCTCGTGCAAAGGTAGAGAAACAAAGGGCTGATCTTTCCAGAGAACTTGAGGAGATCAGTGAGAGACTTGAAGAAGCTGGAGGTGCAACATCTGCTCAGATTGAGATGAACAAAAAACGTGAAGCTGAGTTCCAGAAACTGAGACGTGACCTGGAGGAGGCAACCCTTCAGCATGAAGCCACTGCTGGTGCCCTGCGCAAAAAACACGCTGATAGTGTAGCTGAGCTTGGGGAGCAAATTGATAACCTGCAGCGGGTTAAACAAAAGCTTGAGAAAGAAAAGAGTGAACTGAAGATGGAGACTGATGATCTTGCCAGCAACTTGGAAAATGTATCCAAATCAAAGGTAGAAATAATGTTTACAAGTTATACAAATACTTTTCCATTCGTTGCCATCCCTCTCTGAAGTGAATGCTGTGCTATATGAAAAGCATGATCCAGATAACAGAATATATTGTGCTCCATTTGTATCActcttttaacttttaaaaatgagtaCCACAACTTTGATTTTGTTCCCTGAAGGCT
The sequence above is a segment of the Xenopus laevis strain J_2021 chromosome 8L, Xenopus_laevis_v10.1, whole genome shotgun sequence genome. Coding sequences within it:
- the LOC108698976 gene encoding myosin-4 produces the protein MGDGEMSIFGEAAQFLRKSDKERLEAQSKPFDAKNTVFVDDAKELYVKGLVTAREDGKVTVKTDDGRTVTVKDSQIYPQNPPKYDKIEDMAMMTHLNEASVLYNLKERYAAWMIYTYSGLFCATVNPYKWLPVYNPEVVAGYRGKKRMETPPHIFSLSDNAYQAMLTDRENQSVLITGESGAGKTVNTKRVIQYFATIAALGDAGKKKELSNSLQGNLEDQIIQANPLLEAFGNAKTVRNDNSSRFGKFIRIHFGTTGKLSSADIETYLLEKSRVTFQLSAERSYHIFYQILTNKKPELVEMLLVTTNPYDFPSISQGEIVVKSINDEDELMATDSAIDILGFNQEEKLGIYKMTGAVMHYGNLKFKQKQREEQAEPDSVEVADKIAYLMGLNSADLLKALCYPRVKVGNEFVTKGQTVPQVYNSVGALSKSVFEKLFLWMVTRINQQLDTKQPRQFFIGVLDIAGFEIFDFNSLEQLCINFTNEKLQQFFNHHMFVLEQEEYKKEGIDWEFIDFGMDLAACIELIEKPLGIFSILEEQCMFPKSTDNSFKDKLYEQHLGKCKNFEKPKPGKGKAEAHFSLVHYAGTVDYNISGWLEKNKDPLNESVIQLFQKSSVKLLSMLYSTFAAADDAGGKGGKKKKGSAFQTVSGLFRENLGKLMSNLRSTHPHFVRCLIPNESKTPGIMDNHLLIHQLRCNGVLEGIRICRKGFPSRILYGDFKQRYKVLNASAIPEGQFIDNKKACEKLLGSIDIDHTQYKLGHTKVFFKAGLLGTLEEMRDEKLAQLITCTQALCRGFLMRVEFKKMMERREAIYVIQYNLRSFMNVKHWPWMKLYFKIKPLLQSAETEKEMANMKEEFEKTKEALVKAEAKKKELEEKMVSLLQEKNDLVLQVQSEGETLADSEERCEGLIKSKIQLESKLKELTERLEDEEESNAELTAKKRKLEDECSELKKDIDDLELTLAKVEKEKHATENKVKNLTEEMAALDENISKLSKEKKALQEAHQQTLDDLQAEEDKVSSLSKAKTKLEQQVDDLEGSLEQEKKLRLDFERAKRKLEGDLKLTQETVMDLENDKQQTEEKLKKKDFEISQLQGKIEDEQSLGIQLQKKIKELQARIEELEEEIEAERAARAKVEKQRADLSRELEEISERLEEAGGATSAQIEMNKKREAEFQKLRRDLEEATLQHEATAGALRKKHADSVAELGEQIDNLQRVKQKLEKEKSELKMETDDLASNLENVSKSKANLEKVNRVLEDQLSEVKAKDDEHQRLLNDLTTQKARLQSETGELSRQLEERESLISQLSRGKQGFTQQVEELKRQLEEETKAKNALAHALQSSRHDCDLLREQFEEEQEAKAELQRSLSKANGEVSQWRTKYETDAIQRTEELEEAKKKLAQRLQDAEEQVEAVNSKCASLEKTKQRLQAEVEDLMVDVERANGAATALDKKQRNFDKVLVEWKQKYEEGQAELEAALKESRSLSTEIFKMKNAYEESLEHVETLKRENKNLQQEISDLTEQIGESGKSVIELEKVKKQVEQEKNDLQAALEEAEGSLEHEEAKILRVQLELNQVKSEVDRKIAEKDEEIEQLKRNSQRAVDTMQSTLDSEIRSRNDALRLKKKMEGDLNELEIQLGHANRQASEAQKQLRNVQAQFKETQLQLDDAVRGQEDLKEQVAVIERRNNLFQAEIEENRAALEQTERSRKIAEQELLDASERLQLFHSQNTSLINSKKKLESDISQLQNEAEEAVQESRNAEEKAKKAITDAALMAEELKKEQDTSAHLERMKKNLEQTVKDLQNRLDEAEQLAMKGGKKQLQKLESRVRELENEVENEQKRGVDAVKGVRKYERRVKELTYQTEEDKKNLLRLQDLVDKLQSKVKAYKRQAEEAEEQANTQLSRFRKVQHELEEAEERADIAESQVNKIRTKSRDIGGKKESEE